GCCATGCAGATCCAGGGCGTGCCAGCCGTGCGCGCCGTCTTCCAGGGCCAGATAGTCGCCGAGTTCGACGGCAAGCAGCCTGAGGACAAGGTGCGCGAGTTCCTCAAGGCGATCGTCGAGGGGACCGGCGGCACGCTTCCCGAAGGCGCCGGGCCGCAGGAGGACCCGCGCGTCGAGGAGGCCGAGAACGCCATCGCCGAGGGTGATCTCGACAAGGCTGAGGAGCTCTACAACTCCTTGCTCGCAGACGATCCCGCGCACGCGCTCGCCAAGGACGCGCTGAAGCAGATCCAGCTGATGCGCCGTCTCGGCAGCGATCCGGACGCCGATGTCGACGCGGTGATCCGCGATGCCGACGCGGCTCCCGACGACATCGACAAAGCGATGAAGGCCGCCGACCTGCAGGTCGCGGCCGGCGAGTACGACGCGGCCTTCGGCCGGCTTCTGAGCTTTGTGCGAGGCACCGACGACGACGCGAAGGAAGCGGCGCGCGCCCGGCTCATCGAGCTGTTCGCGATCGTCGGCAACGAGGAGTCGGCCGTGCAGAAGGGCCGCCGCGACCTCGCATCTGCGCTGTTCTAACTCAACCACCGAATTCGGTGATCGAGCAGCGAGGAGCGCTAGCGACGAGCGGTTGTCGAGATCCTCAGCAGGCGGAGGCGGTGAGGCCGTCTTCGCGGCCGGAGTTGAAGCCCTCGCGGAAGGCGTTGATCCGGTCGAAGGCATCGACCTTGTAGGTGTTGATCACCTGGTCGTCTTCGCCGATCCCAATGAGCAAAGCGATCGCCTCGTCGAGGTCACCCGGTGAGATCTTCAGGCCCCCCGCGGTTGGCGTGCCCTCGACGGTCTTCTCGAACGCGTCGCCGGCGTACACCCCGCTCAGGCACAGCTGTGCGGTGAGCCGGTCGGCGCCCTTGGTCTTGGAGCCGGTGACGTTCAGGATCGCGTCCGAATATGCGAGGGCAAACAGCTCCATCACCGCGAAGTCGCCGTACTTCTCCGAGGCCGTCGCGGGGGCACCGCTGTCGTCGTACAGCACCGTGGACTCTGCCTTGCAGTAGTAGACCTGGTCATCCTGTTTCTTGCCGTCGCAGGTGACCGCGCCGTCGGCCGGCTCGGCGGGAACCTCTTCCCAGGATTTGCCTTCATCACTGGCGACCGCGTCACCAAACGCGTTCATCTCGGTGTCGGCGTAGCCCACGATCTCCTCGTAGGAGAGGTTGCCGCCAGTCTTTTGCTCGTTCTCGTTGTAGGCAAACTCGGTGTACTCACGGTCGGGTCCGAACGCGTCCTTGCAGTAGCCGGCGCCCTCGTAGAACCCCTCCTGGAAGGCCGCGACGCGGTCGAAGCCCGACCCGTGCGAGCTCGGGTCGTCGGCTGACTCACCGGGCTGGTCGCGAAACAGCAGATAGCCGCCGAGGACAGCGTCGAGATCCTCACTGGTGAGGTCGTAGTACTTCGTGCCCTTCTGGGCACTCTGAGAGAAAGCGCCGGCGTAGCAGTCGGCCTGAGTCTCCAACGCGATGGCCTTGTCATCGAGCCCGCTCGTCTGGGACTGCACGAGGTGCCCGACCTCGTGCGACATCACCAGGGCGACCAGGAACGGACCGTAGGTATCGGATAACTCGGCCATGAAGTTGCGGTCGAAGGCGATGATGTCCTCGGCGGAGCAGTAGAACGCGTTTTGCGCCGCCGAGCTGTTATCGCCCTCGAAGCACGGAATCGGCTCGCTCTGCTCGGGCGTGTAGCTGTAGATGCCGCCGGCCGGCTCCTGGAACTCCTTGCCGAAGACCTTCGGCATCTGCTTCTTCCAGAACGTAAACGCGTCGTCGAGGGCGTTGGCGACCTGCTGGTCGGTCTCGCTGCCGTCGGAGTTCTGAATGTTCAGCTCGCTCGGCGGGGCGTTCTTCTTGACGCCGCCCTCGGCGTACTCGCCTTTGCCCTGGACGGTCATCGTGCATCCGGCCAGCAGCAGTACGGCGCACAGCAGTCCGGTGAGTGCCTTGAGTGCTCGGTGCGGCGCAATGCTCACGTGCTCAGTCTCTCCAGTGGGAAGCGATCTCGACCACTGTAGTCAGTCGGCCTGTTGAGTCGACGCGAACCGTAGCCAGATGGTGCCCAGCGGCGGCACCGCGATGGTGGCGCTGTGCGCAAATCCGTGGTGCTCCTCGGGCGCGGTGTGCACCTCGCCCAGGTTGCCGACCCCGGATCCGCCGTACACCTCGGCGTCGGTGTTGATCAGCTCCTCCCAGCGCCCAGGCGCGGGAAGGCCGATGCGGTAGGAGTGGTGGGGTACGCCGCTGAAGTTGGTGATCGAGGCGACCATCTCGCCGTCGCCGTCGAAGCGCACGAACGAGATCACGTTGCTCTGCGAGTCGTTGGCATCGATCCACTGGAACCCCGACGGCTCGTTGTCGCGGCCCCACAGCGGCCGGTTGTCGCGGTAGGCCCGGTTGAGATCACTGACCAGCGAGCGGACCCCTGCGTGTGCCGGGTTCTCCAGCAGCCACCAGTCCAGGCCGCGCTCGTCTGACCACTCGGCGTCCTGCGCGAACTCCGAGCCCATGAAGAGCAGCTTCTTGCCCGGGTGCGCCCACATGTAGGCCAGCAGCGCGCGCACGTTGGCCAGCTGCTGCCACCGGTCACCAGGCATCTTGCGCAGCAGCGATCCCTTGCCGTGCACGACCTCGTCGTGGCTGATCGGCAACACGAAGTTCTCGGAGTAGGCGTACATCATCGAGAACGTCAGCTGGTTGTGGTGGAACGAGCGGTGCACCGGGTCCTTGGAGATGTACTCCAGGGTGTCGTTCATCCAACCCATGTTCCACTTGAAGCCGAAGCCCAGCCCGCCGAGATGAGTCGGGCGGGTGACGCCCGGCCACGACGTCGACTCCTCGGCGATGGTGACGACGCCGGGCACCTGCCGGTAGACGGTCGCGTTGAACTCCTGCAGGAACGCGACCGCCTCCAGGTTTTCGCGGCCGCCGTACTCGTTGGGGCTCCACTCGCCGTCGCGGCGCGAGTAGTCGCGGTAGAGCATCGAGGCGACGGC
The nucleotide sequence above comes from Epidermidibacterium keratini. Encoded proteins:
- a CDS encoding tetratricopeptide repeat protein, whose protein sequence is MTGPRPNEQQQAAMSAALSGAVDLSGLKARADAQRGGADAGALGAPGAPGGADAPPPPVPTGPNVVAVTEENFQSVIEQSMQVPVILEFYVARADQSQQYGDLFERLAADSDGTWILGKVEVESAMRIAQAMQIQGVPAVRAVFQGQIVAEFDGKQPEDKVREFLKAIVEGTGGTLPEGAGPQEDPRVEEAENAIAEGDLDKAEELYNSLLADDPAHALAKDALKQIQLMRRLGSDPDADVDAVIRDADAAPDDIDKAMKAADLQVAAGEYDAAFGRLLSFVRGTDDDAKEAARARLIELFAIVGNEESAVQKGRRDLASALF
- a CDS encoding neutral zinc metallopeptidase, translating into MSIAPHRALKALTGLLCAVLLLAGCTMTVQGKGEYAEGGVKKNAPPSELNIQNSDGSETDQQVANALDDAFTFWKKQMPKVFGKEFQEPAGGIYSYTPEQSEPIPCFEGDNSSAAQNAFYCSAEDIIAFDRNFMAELSDTYGPFLVALVMSHEVGHLVQSQTSGLDDKAIALETQADCYAGAFSQSAQKGTKYYDLTSEDLDAVLGGYLLFRDQPGESADDPSSHGSGFDRVAAFQEGFYEGAGYCKDAFGPDREYTEFAYNENEQKTGGNLSYEEIVGYADTEMNAFGDAVASDEGKSWEEVPAEPADGAVTCDGKKQDDQVYYCKAESTVLYDDSGAPATASEKYGDFAVMELFALAYSDAILNVTGSKTKGADRLTAQLCLSGVYAGDAFEKTVEGTPTAGGLKISPGDLDEAIALLIGIGEDDQVINTYKVDAFDRINAFREGFNSGREDGLTASAC